One endosymbiont 'TC1' of Trimyema compressum genomic window, ATTAAAGTTAATGTTTCTAACAGTAGGGGATTACAAGGAATCTTTTGAGGTTTTAACAGCAACCATAACAGAAAAAGGTTGCTTCAGTATTGAATCAATGAGAAAATCTAAGAAAAAAATTTTTTTAGAAAGTCTTTTAACTGGACCTATTTTATTGAAAGAGGTTTTAGGTAGTTCAATTAGTTTATCTATTTTAAGAGTTTTATTAAAGGATGGTTTAATTGAGTTATATAAAAGAGAAGAAGATAAGCATGTCCATCTCCATGAGTTAAATAAGGAACAGCAGGCATGTTATAATATAATTGAAAAGAATATTAGTGAAGGTAAAGCAGAAAAATATTTACTTTTCGGTGTAACTGGCAGTGGCAAAACTGAAGTTTATTTCCATTGCATTAAAAAGGCTTTAGATAAAGGTCAACAGGTTTTAGTTATGCTTCCAGAAATTAATTTAACAGAACAAATGATTGATCGTTTTGAAAAAGCTTTTCCTAAAAATGTAGTAAAGTGGCATAGCCAAATGTCTTTTGGTGAGAAGAAAAAAAATATTGAAGCTTTAAAGCATAAAGAAAAAAATATTCTCATTGGACCAAGGTCAGCTGTATTTGTACCAATGGAAAACTTAGGGTTAGTCATTGTGGATGAAGAGCATGATAATAGTTACTATCAAAATACAATGCCCATTTATCATGGTAAAACAGTTGCTTTAATGAGAAGTGAAATTGAAAAAGCCACGGTTATATTAGGTAGCGGGACCCCTTCAGTTGAAAGTATGTTTATGGTTAAAGAAAAAGAACTGATTGGTCTTGCTTTAAAAAAGAAATTTTATAGCCAAGAAAATCCAGAAGTTGAAACTATAGATATGGCTGCAGAGTTAAAGCTCGGTAATTATTCTATTCTTAGTGAGAAACTAAGAAAAGCAATAACTAAGACTGTAGAAAATGGTAAGCAAGTGCTTCTGTTTTTAAATAGAAGGGGTTACTATAATTTTTTATTATGTAGAGATTGTGGCTTTGTGATGAAATGCGATTCATGTGATTTAGCCATGTCTTATCATCGAGAGAAAAAGAAAATGGTTTGTCACTATTGTGGCAAGGAAAAGGAAGTTTTAAAAGTCTGTCCAGAATGCCAATCCCAAAGAATTAGAGGTATTGGTTTGGGAACGGAACAGGTTTTACAATTAATAAAGGAGTCTTATTCTGACTATACTGTAGCTCGATTAGATGGGGATTTAAAAGGTGGCAAAAATAGGAAACACTATATAATTGAGTCTTTTAAAAAAGGAGAAATTGATATTTTAGTTGGTACCCAGCTTATAGCAAAAGGCATTGATTTTCCTAATGTAACTCTCATTGGGATTTTACTTGGTGATTTATCCTTAAACTTTCCTGACTATAGGGCGAGAGAGTGGACTTTTCAGTTACTGCTTCAGGTCATTGGTAGGACAGGAAGAAGATATGAAAAAGGCGAAGTTTTGTTACAAAGTTATCGACCTTTTGATATAATATTTAAGAAGATAGAAAATTTTGATTTCAAAGGTTTTTATAACAGTGAGCTAGCTTTTAGAGAAGCCTATAGATATCCACCTTTCGGCGAAATTTTTCGCATTCAAATTTTGGGTATAGATGAGACTAAAGTCATTCAAAAAGCTTGGGCAATTTATGATGAAATTAAAGGAGATTTTTTTTCAGAAGAATTATTTTTACCTAAGGCTAATAGCATTAAGAAAATAAGGGATCAATTCGGTTGGCAAATACTGTTTAAAATTCCTAAAGGAAACAAAAGATTAACTGAAGTTGAAGTTTATTTTAAAAGCTATCTAGATAAGATATATTTAAATCAGAGTAGGCAGTTGTTGATTTATATGGAACGAAATCCCAATGGACTGCTTTAAGGAGGTAATAATGGCAATTTATCAAGTATTAAGAATTGGGGATCCTTTTTTAAAGGAAACGGCTAAAGAGGTAACTAAATTTGATGAAAGAATGAATAAGTTGATTAATAATATGAAGGATACAATGAGAGCACATTATGGTGTAGGATTAGCGGCACCGCAGATTGGTATTTCCAAAAGAGTAATCATTGTTGATGATGGAAATGGACTAATTGAAGTAATTAATCCAGAAATAGTTAAATGCGATGGTGAAGCAGTTGGTGAAGAAGGTTGTCTAAGTGTTCCTGATAGAATGGGTCAGGTTAAGCGTTTTACATCAGTTACTGTTAGGGGATTTGATATTAATGGCAATTCTATTACAATTGAAGCTGAAGATTTATTAGCACGAATTCTGCAACATGAAATTGATCATTTAAATGGCATTTTATTTATTGAAAAAGCAACAGATATTGAGGCCATATAATGGGGATAATTTTTTTAGGAACCAGTGAATTTGCTGTAGAACCCTTAAGACAGCTTGTAGCAAATGGTATGGCTGTTGACTGTGTTGTTACTCAGCCAGATAGAAAAAGAGATAGAGGTAAAAAAATCAAGGGGACACCAGTCAAAGAAGTAGCTCTGGAATTAGGTTTAACTGTATATCAACCAGAAAATGTGAATACTGCTGAATCTGTTGATTTTTTAAAGAAATTTAATGCTGATTTTTTAGTTGTAATTGCTTATGGACAACTATTATCAGAACAGTTATTAGCAATTCCTAGTATTGTTCCATTAAATGTTCATGGCTCATTATTACCTAAGTACAGGGGAGCTGCTCCTATAGAGCGAGCAGTTATGGCTGGAGAAAGGGTAACTGGCGTTACTTTAATAAAGGTGGTTAAAGCCTTAGATGCTGGGGAAATGTATTTGAAAAGAGAAATGGAAATTTCTGATACTATGACTAGCGGTGACGTGGAATCAAAATTAAAAGTACTAGGGGCTCAAATATTAATTGAGGGTATTCAAGCTTTGCAAAATGGTGAACTAACAGGCATAGCTCAGAATAGTGAGGACGCTACTTATGCACATAAAATAACTAAAGAGGATCGTTATATTGCTTTTAATTCACAGGGCAAAGATATTATTAACTTAGTAAGAGGTTTGCAGCCGAGAACCTTTGCACTTGCTTTTTATAAAGGGGAACCTCTAGGCATTTGCAAAGCAGTTTATGAGCCTATTGACTTGATAGGTGAAATGGGTGAAATAATAAAAATTGACAAAAAAAAAGGTATTCTAGTACAATGTAAAGTAGGAGGTATTTTTATTACCAAATTAAAACCTTCTGGTAAAAAAGTAATGTATTTTAAAGCCTATTTAAATGGCAATCCATTAAATATAGGTGAAAAATTAGAATCGAGTAAATAAGGAGTGACTAACTATGTTATGGTGGTTTGGAGGATGGACGATACCTTTGTTTATAGCATTTATTGCAGTTATGGTACTTTCAATATATGCTCAAATAAAAGTAAGTAGTACTTACAAAAGGTATTTAGCAATACCCAATAGAAAAGGAATTACTGGCTATGAAATGGCTGAAGATTTAAAAAGAGAATTTCAAATGGACGATTTGTCTATAGAAAGAATTAATGGTGAATTAACGGATCACTATGATCCACGTAATAAAAAACTTGCTTTAAGTGCAAATGTAGCTGATAAAGCAAGTATTGCATCGGTAGCAATTGCTGCTCATGAAATGGGGCATGCGAGACAGCATGCTGAAAAGAATCTATTGCTAAGATTTAGAGATGCTACATTTCCAGTCTTAAAGTTTAGTTCTCAGGCAGCAATTCCATTGCTGATTTTTGGTTTTATTGTAAGTAATAGCAATATTGTGTTAGCAGGAATTATTTTATATAGTGTTATTGCCATATTTCAAGTTATTACAGCGCCTATTGAATTAAATGCATCTAGAAGAGCCTTGGTGATGTTAAAAGGGAGTTCCTATTTATCAGAGGAAGAGCTTAAAGGCGCTAAAAAAGTGCTGTCAGCAGCAGCCTTAACTTATATTGCAGCTATGGCAGCTGTTCTTGTACAATTACTGCGTTTTATTTTTATTTTCTTAGGATCACGTGATTAAAGGATGGATTCTATTTTAAACTTCAGTGAAGAAGAACTTCAAAAAATAACTATTGAAGGTGGTTTTCCAAGCTTTCGCAGTAAACAGCTTTACAGTTGGCTATATGATAAATCTATTTTAGATTTAGAATTAATGAGTAATTTAGATAGAAGCTATAAAAGCTTTATAAGTAATCAATTCAAATTTAAGACAATAGAAATCATTAAAAGTATTGCGTCTGATGATAGGCAAACCATTAAATTATTGCTAGAGCTATGCGATAAAGAGACTGTAGAAATAGTTATTATGCGTTATCCTGAAAAACAAACTACTAAAATTAGGAATACTCTGTGTATTTCTAGTCAAATAGGCTGTCAAATTGCTTGCCCTTTTTGTGCAACTGGACAGTCAGGATTTAAAAGAAATTTAACAACTGCAGAAATTCTTGAGCAGCTTTTTTTAGCTAATAATTATTTACGGAATACTGTGAATAATTCTGAGAAAATTAATAATATAGTTTTTATGGGAATGGGAGAGCCTTTTTTAAATTGGGAAGCAGTTAAAAATGCAGCAACTATTATGAATACAAGGTTTAAAATTGGGGAAAGAAGGATTACAATTTCTACAAGTGGTGTCACAAAGGGTATTGAAGCACTAGCGGATTTAGGCAAGCAATGGGTTCTTGCAATCTCTTTACATGGTTCTAATAATCAGCTGAGAGATGAATTAGTGCCAATAAATAAAAAATACCCTTTAGAAGAGCTTATTCAAAGTTGTCGATATTATATGAATAAGGCAAATCGAAGAATTACTTTTGAATACATTATGATTCATAATAAAAATATTGGTTTGCAAAATAGCAGAGAATTGGGATTATTGTTAAAAGGTTTAAAGTGTCATATTAATGGCATTCCATTAAATGAAACTGAAGAATATCCTTATAAGAAACCAAGTAAGAACGAAATGAACTTTTTTAGAACTGCTGTTGAAAAAGAAGGAATTTCTTTTTCTATAAGAGAAGAGAAAGGCCAAAGTATTAATGGCGCTTGTGGGCAGTTACGAAATCAGAGAAAGGGATTGTTATGAGAAGTTGGGCAGTAAGTGAAACAGGTAGTGTGCGAAAAAATAATGAAGACTCTATTTATGCTAATACTGAAAAAGGCTTTTTTGTTATTGCCGATGGTATGGGCGGTCATGAAGCTGGTGAAGTGGCTAGCAGTATGGCAGTTGAAAAAATAAGAATAGAGTTAGAGGATAAGGAGACTATCGACAGCAAGACACTGGAAAATGCTTTCAAAGAAACTAATAAATTGATATTTGATACCAGTAGTTTTGAGAAACAACAGCTGATTATGGGTACAACATTAACTGTTCTTAAAATTGAAAAGGATAAAGGCTATTTAGGTCATATTGGCGATAGTAGAATTTATCTTATTCGCAATCAGGAAATAATAAAGTTAACTGAGGATCATACTTATGTTGAAAAGCTTTATCAAGAAGGTATTATTACATTTGAAGAATATGAAAATCATCCTAAAAAAAATATTTTATTAAAAGCTTTAGGCAGCGATAAGCCAATTGAACCACAAATTTTAGAATTTCAAATATTAGATGGGGATATTATATTCTTATGCTCTGATGGTGTCTATAATTTGTTGCAAGATGAAGAATTAATTAGTATTCTTTTACAAAAAGAAGGTGATGAGAGAGTTCAAACTATTTCAAATTTGATTATTGAAAGAGACGCTGTAGATAACTTCTCTTTTATAATTATTGACAAAATTTTCGGAGAGGATAGATAAGTGATATGGTAGGAAAAATATTTGCTGATCGGCATAAAATCATTAAACTTATTGGCAGTGGGGGAATGGCAGAAGTTTATTTAGCAGAAGATATTATGCTTAATAAATCTATTGCCATAAAGATTTTAAGAAAAGAGTTAATTAACAATAGAGAAAGTGTTCGTTATTTTAAAAATGAAGCAGAGGCTATTTCGCACTTGTCTCATCCCAATATTGTTGAAGTTTATGATGTGGGCATGGCTGAAGGACATCCTTATATTGTAATGGAATTAATTGATGGCAAAACATTAAAAGATATTGTCAAAGACAAGGCGCCTTTGTCTCCATATTTTGCTATTCATGTTATGGAAGGTATTTTATCTGCTTTGATTCATTCCCATAAAAAAGGTGTGATTCATAGGGATATTAAACCCCATAATATTATGGTCAATAGAGATGGGGAAGTAAAAGTCATGGATTTTGGTATTGCTAGAATTACTGACAAAAACTCGACTATGACATTAACAACTGATATTGTTGGTTCTGTTCATTATTTATCTCCTGAGCAAGCAGCAGGAAATAAAATAACTGAACTTGCTGATGTTTATTCCAGTGGTATTGTATTTTATGAAATGTTAACGGGGCGTTTGCCTTATGAAGGACAAAATCCTGTTTCAGTTGCTGTTAACCATATCCAAGGTGGACTTATACCGCCTAAAGATTTAGTGGCAGATATTCCTCAAGAGCTTGAAAATATTGTTCTAAAAGCTACAATGAGAGATCCTAAGAAAAGATTCAAATCTGCATTAGAGATGAATATTTGCATTGAAAAAGTACGGGTTTTAATGGAAGAAGGTAAGGTTAATCAAGTAGCAAGAATTCCTCTTGAAGAACCTATTAAGGACAAAAAAGAACTTAAGGATAATTTAAAAAAGGGGCCAAAAAGCAAACCCAAAAAACCAAAGAGAAACATAAAGAAAATTGCTATTATTACTGGTGTTGCTCTAATTGCTTTAGTGGCTATAATAAGTTTAATTGTTGGTTTAACAGGGGGTGAAGAAAAAGTAGTACCAGATGTTGCTGGCTTAACAGAAGCAGATGCTAAGGTGAAATTAGAAGGTGCTGGCTTTAAATACCAAACGGAAGGTGTCTTTTCTTCAGAAGTTGAGTCTGGCAAAGTAATTGAACAAGAACCTCGAGGTAATACAGTTGCTAAAACAAATAAAGTTGTCAAGCTTAAAATCAGCAAAGGCAAAGATAAAGTTGATATTCCTAATGTTGCTGGTATGGGTGAAAAAGAAGCTACTTTGAAATTACAGAGTGCTGGTTTTAAAGTTAAAGTTACTAATGATAACAGTGATTCTGTTTCTCAAGGACAAGTTATTTCTCAAAATCCCTCAAGTGGTGAGAAAGCAATGCCGGAAACAGAAGTAACTGTTGTTGTTAGTTTAGGTAAAAAAATTACTACTGTATCTGTTCCTAATTTAGTTGGTCAAACACTAGATTCAGCTGAAAATACTTTGAGTAGTAGCAAATTAACTGTAGGAGAAGTGACTAATCAAGAGACTTCAGATTATTTGCCAGGGCAGGTAATTAGTCAAGGCGTTGCGCCTGGAACAACTGTAAATGCAGGCGCTGCTGTTAGCCTTGTTGTAGCTAAAGAGTTTACTTCTAAAGTATATTGTTTGACTTATAAAGTAACTGCAGGTATAGTGAGAAACTTAGAAATGACAGTGACAGATAAAAAAGGCAGTCGAACTATTACAGATAAAATGAGTGCGACGGATACTCAGTTTAGTAAAGATATTCAGTATTTTGGGTCAGGCACTTTAGTATTTAGAGACAATGACACTGTAGTGGATACAATTCAGTTACAGTAGGAGGACTTTTGAGAACAGGAAGAATTATCAGAAGCGATAGTGGTTTTTATTATGTGCTTTCAGATGGTCTATTATTTGAATGTAAACTCAGAGGAAAACAAAAAGCTGTTAAAGGCAAAGGTTATCCCGGAGATGTAGTTCACTTTAATATTTTAGAAGCGGATAAGGGCATTATTGAGAAGATTGATGATAAAAGAACATTTTTAGTTAGACCGCCTATTGCTAATGGTGATCAACTATATATTGTAATGAGTATCGCTTTACCTGAATTAGATTATAATTTGCTAGATAGACTTATTTTATTAGGAAAGTGGAGTAAGCTTTCAGTTGGTCTAATTCTGAATAAAAAGGATGAAGAAAAGAAAGGATTCCTTGTCAGTGTAAGGGAATCTTATAAAAATGCTGATATTCGGCTATTTCCTGCATCTGCTATGAGTGGAGAAGGTATTGAAATTATAAAAAGAAGTTTAGATAGTAAACTTACTATTTTAGCTGGCCCTTCAGGTGTAGGCAAGTCAAGTATTTTAATTGCTTTAGATTCTGCATTGGTTTTAAAAACAGGATTATTAGGTGAAAAAATAAACAGAGGTAGACATACCACTAGAGTATCAGAGTTTTATCAAGTTGGTAATGGTTTAATAGCTGATACGCCGGGTTTTAGTCGACTAGAGCTACCAACTATAGATAAACAGGAACTCCCTGCTCTATATAATGAATTTGTTCCTTTTAAAGGCGATTGTCAATTCCTTAGCTGTTTACATCACAAAGAAAAAAAATGTGGTGTAAAGAAGGCCGTTGAGGAAGGGCTAATTGATGAGGGACGCTATAAGCGCTACCTCTATTTCCTAGAAGAATTAACTGAAAGAGAAGAAAGAAGGTATAAATAAATGATTGCCCCTTCATTGTTATCTGCGGATTTTGCCAATTTAAAAGAAGCAGTTAAGAAAATAGAAGATAGCGGTGCTAAATGGTTGCATTTAGATGTAATGGATGGCCATTTTGTGCCCAATATTAGTTTTGGTCCAAGTATTATTAAGGCTTTGCGTCCTCACACTAACTTGTTTTTTGACTGTCATTTAATGATTGAAAATCCAGAAAACTATATTGAAGTTTTTAAAGATGCAGGGGCTGATTTAATCAGTGTTTCTGTAGAAGCTTCTACCCACCTCCATAGAGTGGTTCAATCCATTAAGGAAGTAGGCTGTCAAGCTGGTGTCGTATTGAACCCTGGAACGCCATTAGAGTCAATTAAGTGGGTTTTAGAAGACGTTGATGTTGTTTTAATTATGTCAGTAAACCCTGGCTTTGGTGGACAAAAATTCATTCATGAGATGTTGCCTAAAATTAAAGAACTTAAAACAATGATTGAAAACAGAAATTTAGATACACTTATTGAAGTAGATGGTGGTGTATGTTTAGAAAATGCTAATTTAGTGAAAATGGCTGGTGCAGATATTCTTATAGCTGGGTCTGCTGTCTTTGGAGAAAAGGATAGCGGTGCTGCATTTAAGGCATTAGAAAAATCCTTAGAATAATTGACAAGCTTAATTGTTGATGCTATTATTATTTAAGAATATTTCTTCAGGGGTAGGTGAAATTCCTTACCGGCGGTAAAGCCCGCGAGCAACATAGGTTGTTGATCTGGTGTAAATCCAGAGCCGACAGTAGAGTCTGGATGAGAGAAGAGATTGCCGTTTTATACAATGGTTTTTACCCCTTAAGGAAATACCCTTAAGGGGTTTTCTATTGTTTAAAGAAAAGAGGAATTAAAATGAAAATCAACACAAGAAAATTTGTAATACTGGCTTTATTAGGTGCATTAAGTGGCTTGTTAATGTTTTTTGAATTTCCAATTTTACCAACGGCACCTTTTTTGCAGTATGATCCTAGTGATGTTCCCGTTATCTTTGCAGGCTTATTTTTTGGTCCACTTGGAGGAATTATTGTAGCTTTAGTCAAATCACTTATTTTTGCAATATCCGGTAAGAATGCTACGGGATTTATTGGCTTAATAGCTGCTATTATTGCCAGTGTAACTCTTCTTTTAGGGACAGTTAGTATTTATCGCTATAAGGCTAAGAAAATATCCCTTGTTGCAGGTATTATTATTGGTACTATTGGTTTAACAGTAGTGATGGCACTCCTAAATCAATTTTTTCTCCTCAATGCCTGGGGAATTGAAGAGGCAGCAAGAGGTCCTTTGGTTTTAGGTGCTGTTATTCCTTTTAATATTATCAAAGGATTAATTTCTTCAATATTAGGTTGCCTCCTGTTTTTAGGGTTAAAAAACAGATTACAACGCTTCAAATAAAAAAATCTAAGCCTTCTTGAAATAAGAAGGCTTTTTGTTGCCAAAGGCATACAAAAACTGTTAAGATAGTAGGAGTGGTAACAGTAATTTTGAGGAGCGTGGAATGACAGAAATATATTTAATACGACATGGGCAGACGACATGGAATATCAACCATCGATTTCAGGGGGAAAAGAAATATTCAATTAACAGATCAAGGAAGATTAGAAGCTGAAATGCTGGCCAAACGTTTAAGTAAGGTGCCTTTTGAGATAATATATTCTAGTCCACTAGATAGAGCGAAAGAGACAGCCCAGATTATTTCTGAAAAGCAAAAATCAAGGGTTTCCATACAAAATGACTTTTGTGAAATTTCCTTTGGAGATTGGGAAGGCTATACTTTTGAGGAAATAAGAAATATTACACCTTGGATAGATGAGTAGTATGCAGATCCTAGTACCCATAGGATTCCAAATGGAGATGACTTAACAGCCGAAATAGTATGATTAAAAAAGATTTAGCTAATTTGGGGGAAGTTCACAATGGTGAGAGGATTGCCATTATTGCACATGCTGGTATTTTACGATTAGCTCTGTTGTGTAGTCTTGGATTACCCTTGTCTTATTATTGGAGATTTGTACTATCTAATACGTCATTTACCGTTTTACAATACCGTGAAAATGTTTTTAATCTAGCAGTTTTAGCAGTTTTAAATGACTATAGTCACTTGTCTAACAGGTAAATTTATGTTAAAATAGGAGTGTTTAAAATTATTAAAATAATTGGTGGAGACAAAAAAGGATTCTCTTTAAAAACAAAAGTAGGAACTAGTACAAGGCCTACCCTTAACAGAGTCAGAGAAAATATATTCAATATACTTCAATCTGTTATGCCCAATTCATTGGGATTGGATTTATTTGCTGGTAGTGGTGCAGTTGGCATTGAAGCATTATCCAGGGGGGCTCAGGCAGTAACTTTTGTTGAAAAAGACAAGGTTGCTTTTGCTGTTATTAGGGAAAATCTAAAGAAAACTAATTATCTTAATAAAAGCTTTGTTTTTCCATCATCATGGCATATATTTCTGAAGAAAACCACTGAGGTTTTTGATTGGATATTTGTGGATCCACCTTATGGCTTAGATGTTTATCATGAAGTTATAGAAGCCATTGGCAGTAGCCAGTGTCTTTCAGAAGGTGGAATTATTATTTTGGAAACAGATAAAGCAGTTCAAGTGAAAAGTCAAATTAATGGATTTATTTGTTATAGAAAAATTCGTTATGGAAATACAATAATATGGTTTTATAAAGAAATGTAGGAGGGGTAAACACATGAATACGTTAAAGTTAATTGATTCTCTTGAAGAGATGCTTGAAACAGCACACAAAGTACCTTTAACTGGGAATATTATGATTAAGGGAGACGAGATTTTTGACTTGCTAAATGAAATTAGGGATTCTTTTCAGGAAGAAGTTAAAAAAGCACGTCAAATTGTTAGAGAAAGAGAACAGATGATAGACAGCGCCAAAAGAGAAGCAGATATGATTATAAAAGGCGTTGAAGCTAATATAGAAAATATGATAAGTGAAACATCTATTAAGAGAAGAGCTGAGCAGAAAGCAGCTGAAATTGAAGAAGCTGCTTATAAGAAGGCTTCACAATTAATCAATCACAGTGAGTCTTATTCTGAAGAGATTCTCAATACGCTTGATAATTATGTTAATAAATGTTCTGGCAACATTAAAGAAGCTAAACGACAATTAACATCAATTAAAACTAAGAAAAGTATGTAGAATACTACAATTTAATATTAAAGGAGAGACAAAGAGACTTTATGAACATTTTAGTTTT contains:
- the priA gene encoding replication restart helicase PriA, whose product is MLAQILPSLEVRSLNRLFTYRVPEHLEKSITLGSCVTVPFGNGDRKIEGYVLSLEGEAINEDIKDIIEIKENKVFPDEKMLLLAKKIRDYYFIPYASALKLMFLTVGDYKESFEVLTATITEKGCFSIESMRKSKKKIFLESLLTGPILLKEVLGSSISLSILRVLLKDGLIELYKREEDKHVHLHELNKEQQACYNIIEKNISEGKAEKYLLFGVTGSGKTEVYFHCIKKALDKGQQVLVMLPEINLTEQMIDRFEKAFPKNVVKWHSQMSFGEKKKNIEALKHKEKNILIGPRSAVFVPMENLGLVIVDEEHDNSYYQNTMPIYHGKTVALMRSEIEKATVILGSGTPSVESMFMVKEKELIGLALKKKFYSQENPEVETIDMAAELKLGNYSILSEKLRKAITKTVENGKQVLLFLNRRGYYNFLLCRDCGFVMKCDSCDLAMSYHREKKKMVCHYCGKEKEVLKVCPECQSQRIRGIGLGTEQVLQLIKESYSDYTVARLDGDLKGGKNRKHYIIESFKKGEIDILVGTQLIAKGIDFPNVTLIGILLGDLSLNFPDYRAREWTFQLLLQVIGRTGRRYEKGEVLLQSYRPFDIIFKKIENFDFKGFYNSELAFREAYRYPPFGEIFRIQILGIDETKVIQKAWAIYDEIKGDFFSEELFLPKANSIKKIRDQFGWQILFKIPKGNKRLTEVEVYFKSYLDKIYLNQSRQLLIYMERNPNGLL
- the def gene encoding peptide deformylase, whose product is MAIYQVLRIGDPFLKETAKEVTKFDERMNKLINNMKDTMRAHYGVGLAAPQIGISKRVIIVDDGNGLIEVINPEIVKCDGEAVGEEGCLSVPDRMGQVKRFTSVTVRGFDINGNSITIEAEDLLARILQHEIDHLNGILFIEKATDIEAI
- the fmt gene encoding methionyl-tRNA formyltransferase; protein product: MGIIFLGTSEFAVEPLRQLVANGMAVDCVVTQPDRKRDRGKKIKGTPVKEVALELGLTVYQPENVNTAESVDFLKKFNADFLVVIAYGQLLSEQLLAIPSIVPLNVHGSLLPKYRGAAPIERAVMAGERVTGVTLIKVVKALDAGEMYLKREMEISDTMTSGDVESKLKVLGAQILIEGIQALQNGELTGIAQNSEDATYAHKITKEDRYIAFNSQGKDIINLVRGLQPRTFALAFYKGEPLGICKAVYEPIDLIGEMGEIIKIDKKKGILVQCKVGGIFITKLKPSGKKVMYFKAYLNGNPLNIGEKLESSK
- a CDS encoding zinc metallopeptidase — protein: MLWWFGGWTIPLFIAFIAVMVLSIYAQIKVSSTYKRYLAIPNRKGITGYEMAEDLKREFQMDDLSIERINGELTDHYDPRNKKLALSANVADKASIASVAIAAHEMGHARQHAEKNLLLRFRDATFPVLKFSSQAAIPLLIFGFIVSNSNIVLAGIILYSVIAIFQVITAPIELNASRRALVMLKGSSYLSEEELKGAKKVLSAAALTYIAAMAAVLVQLLRFIFIFLGSRD
- the rlmN gene encoding 23S rRNA (adenine(2503)-C(2))-methyltransferase RlmN, whose amino-acid sequence is MDSILNFSEEELQKITIEGGFPSFRSKQLYSWLYDKSILDLELMSNLDRSYKSFISNQFKFKTIEIIKSIASDDRQTIKLLLELCDKETVEIVIMRYPEKQTTKIRNTLCISSQIGCQIACPFCATGQSGFKRNLTTAEILEQLFLANNYLRNTVNNSEKINNIVFMGMGEPFLNWEAVKNAATIMNTRFKIGERRITISTSGVTKGIEALADLGKQWVLAISLHGSNNQLRDELVPINKKYPLEELIQSCRYYMNKANRRITFEYIMIHNKNIGLQNSRELGLLLKGLKCHINGIPLNETEEYPYKKPSKNEMNFFRTAVEKEGISFSIREEKGQSINGACGQLRNQRKGLL
- a CDS encoding Stp1/IreP family PP2C-type Ser/Thr phosphatase, whose product is MRSWAVSETGSVRKNNEDSIYANTEKGFFVIADGMGGHEAGEVASSMAVEKIRIELEDKETIDSKTLENAFKETNKLIFDTSSFEKQQLIMGTTLTVLKIEKDKGYLGHIGDSRIYLIRNQEIIKLTEDHTYVEKLYQEGIITFEEYENHPKKNILLKALGSDKPIEPQILEFQILDGDIIFLCSDGVYNLLQDEELISILLQKEGDERVQTISNLIIERDAVDNFSFIIIDKIFGEDR
- the pknB gene encoding Stk1 family PASTA domain-containing Ser/Thr kinase, with the protein product MVGKIFADRHKIIKLIGSGGMAEVYLAEDIMLNKSIAIKILRKELINNRESVRYFKNEAEAISHLSHPNIVEVYDVGMAEGHPYIVMELIDGKTLKDIVKDKAPLSPYFAIHVMEGILSALIHSHKKGVIHRDIKPHNIMVNRDGEVKVMDFGIARITDKNSTMTLTTDIVGSVHYLSPEQAAGNKITELADVYSSGIVFYEMLTGRLPYEGQNPVSVAVNHIQGGLIPPKDLVADIPQELENIVLKATMRDPKKRFKSALEMNICIEKVRVLMEEGKVNQVARIPLEEPIKDKKELKDNLKKGPKSKPKKPKRNIKKIAIITGVALIALVAIISLIVGLTGGEEKVVPDVAGLTEADAKVKLEGAGFKYQTEGVFSSEVESGKVIEQEPRGNTVAKTNKVVKLKISKGKDKVDIPNVAGMGEKEATLKLQSAGFKVKVTNDNSDSVSQGQVISQNPSSGEKAMPETEVTVVVSLGKKITTVSVPNLVGQTLDSAENTLSSSKLTVGEVTNQETSDYLPGQVISQGVAPGTTVNAGAAVSLVVAKEFTSKVYCLTYKVTAGIVRNLEMTVTDKKGSRTITDKMSATDTQFSKDIQYFGSGTLVFRDNDTVVDTIQLQ
- the rsgA gene encoding ribosome small subunit-dependent GTPase A, which produces MRTGRIIRSDSGFYYVLSDGLLFECKLRGKQKAVKGKGYPGDVVHFNILEADKGIIEKIDDKRTFLVRPPIANGDQLYIVMSIALPELDYNLLDRLILLGKWSKLSVGLILNKKDEEKKGFLVSVRESYKNADIRLFPASAMSGEGIEIIKRSLDSKLTILAGPSGVGKSSILIALDSALVLKTGLLGEKINRGRHTTRVSEFYQVGNGLIADTPGFSRLELPTIDKQELPALYNEFVPFKGDCQFLSCLHHKEKKCGVKKAVEEGLIDEGRYKRYLYFLEELTEREERRYK
- the rpe gene encoding ribulose-phosphate 3-epimerase, whose product is MIAPSLLSADFANLKEAVKKIEDSGAKWLHLDVMDGHFVPNISFGPSIIKALRPHTNLFFDCHLMIENPENYIEVFKDAGADLISVSVEASTHLHRVVQSIKEVGCQAGVVLNPGTPLESIKWVLEDVDVVLIMSVNPGFGGQKFIHEMLPKIKELKTMIENRNLDTLIEVDGGVCLENANLVKMAGADILIAGSAVFGEKDSGAAFKALEKSLE
- a CDS encoding ECF transporter S component, producing MKINTRKFVILALLGALSGLLMFFEFPILPTAPFLQYDPSDVPVIFAGLFFGPLGGIIVALVKSLIFAISGKNATGFIGLIAAIIASVTLLLGTVSIYRYKAKKISLVAGIIIGTIGLTVVMALLNQFFLLNAWGIEEAARGPLVLGAVIPFNIIKGLISSILGCLLFLGLKNRLQRFK
- a CDS encoding histidine phosphatase family protein, which translates into the protein MSTIDFRGKRNIQLTDQGRLEAEMLAKRLSKVPFEIIYSSPLDRAKETAQIISEKQKSRVSIQNDFCEISFGDWEGYTFEEIRNITPWIDE